Proteins found in one Cellulomonas palmilytica genomic segment:
- a CDS encoding carbohydrate ABC transporter permease: MSVVSELRRAAGARRGGPPPTPGTSAGDEPPARRRRRGDGRAAALFLAPWFLGLVLITLGPMAASAYLSFTDYDLLQPPEWIGLDNYTRMLDDPRLHKSLVVTFTYVLTAVPLQLVVALGLAMLLDRGMRGLAFYRSVFYLPSLLGGSVAVAILWREVFGVDGLVNAFLALFGVEGQGWVSSPDTALGTLVILHVWTFGAPMIIFLAGLRQIPEMYYEAASIDGAGRVRQFFSITVPLLTPIIFFNLVLQVIGAFQSFTQAFVVSGGTGGPADSTLFYTLYLYQKGFASLDMGYASAMAWLLLLIVGAMTALNFLASKYWVFYGD, from the coding sequence ATGTCCGTGGTGTCCGAGCTGCGACGCGCCGCCGGGGCGCGCCGCGGTGGCCCACCGCCGACGCCCGGCACGTCAGCCGGCGACGAACCGCCCGCCCGTCGGCGCCGCCGCGGGGACGGACGCGCGGCCGCGCTCTTCCTCGCACCCTGGTTCCTCGGGCTCGTCCTCATCACGCTCGGGCCCATGGCGGCCTCCGCCTACCTGTCGTTCACCGACTACGACCTGCTCCAGCCCCCGGAGTGGATCGGCCTGGACAACTACACGCGGATGCTCGACGACCCCCGGCTGCACAAGTCGCTCGTCGTCACGTTCACGTACGTGCTCACCGCGGTGCCGCTGCAGCTCGTCGTCGCCCTCGGGCTCGCGATGCTGCTCGACCGCGGGATGCGCGGCCTCGCGTTCTACCGGTCCGTGTTCTACCTGCCGTCGCTGCTCGGCGGCTCCGTCGCCGTGGCGATCCTCTGGCGCGAGGTGTTCGGCGTCGACGGGCTCGTCAACGCGTTCCTCGCCCTGTTCGGCGTCGAGGGGCAGGGCTGGGTGTCGTCCCCCGACACCGCGCTCGGCACGCTCGTGATCCTGCACGTGTGGACGTTCGGCGCGCCCATGATCATCTTCCTCGCCGGGCTGCGGCAGATCCCCGAGATGTACTACGAGGCCGCGTCGATCGACGGCGCCGGCAGGGTGCGCCAGTTCTTCTCCATCACGGTGCCGCTGCTCACGCCGATCATCTTCTTCAACCTCGTCCTGCAGGTCATCGGCGCGTTCCAGAGCTTCACGCAGGCGTTCGTCGTCTCCGGCGGCACGGGCGGTCCCGCGGACTCGACCCTCTTCTACACGCTCTACCTCTACCAGAAGGGCTTCGCGTCCCTCGACATGGGGTACGCGTCCGCCATGGCGTGGCTGCTGCTGCTGATCGTCGGCGCCATGACCGCCCTCAACTTCCTCGCCTCCAAGTACTGGGTGTTCTACGGTGACTGA